The following proteins are encoded in a genomic region of Dehalococcoidia bacterium:
- a CDS encoding YceI family protein: MARYIVGEELRGVDLPIKAIGETSEVSGSIVFEDDGEVDSESSLLQVGLSGFRSDEDRRDRWVRTSLFNTGQFPNAELVVRGFDYLPWPLPESGEATFEMYGDLTIQEVTKSVTWDVTAQFDGGSVAGQARTMITFDQFELSKPTFAFILSVDDDIFLEIDIVASIE; this comes from the coding sequence ATGGCACGCTACATCGTGGGTGAGGAGCTAAGGGGGGTTGATCTGCCGATCAAGGCCATCGGCGAGACTTCAGAGGTCTCGGGTTCAATCGTGTTCGAGGACGACGGCGAGGTGGACTCGGAATCGTCCCTCCTGCAGGTTGGACTGTCAGGGTTCAGGAGTGACGAGGACCGGCGAGACAGGTGGGTCAGGACGAGCCTTTTCAATACGGGGCAGTTCCCGAATGCCGAACTGGTTGTCAGGGGATTCGACTACCTACCATGGCCGCTTCCAGAGTCGGGCGAGGCTACCTTCGAGATGTATGGCGACCTGACGATCCAGGAAGTAACGAAGTCTGTCACCTGGGACGTTACGGCGCAGTTCGATGGTGGGTCGGTCGCAGGTCAGGCCAGGACCATGATCACGTTCGACCAGTTCGAGCTTTCTAAGCCCACGTTTGCGTTCATATTGAGCGTAGACGATGACATATTCCTGGAGATCGATATAGTCGCATCGATCGAGTAG